One genomic region from Streptomyces sp. NBC_00457 encodes:
- the asnB gene encoding asparagine synthase (glutamine-hydrolyzing) translates to MCGIAGTYRWPDGKAVTDRLTDTLAHRGPDGAGRYGHPVGDGEVQLGHRRLAIIDLSGTGAQPMVSGGLALTYNGELYNAPELRAELAAAGVRFRGTSDTEVLLEAWRHWGTDCLPRLRGMFAFGIFDERTGELVLVRDQLGIKPLFLLRRGGGLVFASELKALATATGGSLEVDDAALVASLLYYWVPDSRCAFREAEKLPPGSWMRFRPDGRVERGRFWNLKDVAAEGRERAQAGERPDIAAIVEESTRRHLLSDVPVATFLSGGLDSSYLTALAARDRPGISAYTIGFRAEDAKFEAMPDDLRYARQVAERFGVDLHEIEIAPDVLDLLPRMTHHLDEPIGDPAAINTFLICSAAREAGVKVMLSGMGADELFAGYRKHLANLLALRYQRVPRPLRRGLSAAVDRLPVATARRGYRSVRFAKRFLSFADLPEETAFRRSYTMYDQDELLALVNPDLAGTVEDVLTEHADIYQDNDLDDFVNRMCLGDARMFLPGLNLAYTDRSSMAASTEVRVPYVDVEVVKAAFAVPGDRKIVGRQGKAVLKEAATSILPREIVYRPKGLFSAPLRAWMSRDLAPLVREVVNDGVLVNSGFLRRDALARMVAEDAAGQRDFSKHLWHVLTLEYWYRGATSGAGSQPPLDGVGTRGV, encoded by the coding sequence ATGTGTGGCATCGCAGGCACTTACCGATGGCCGGACGGGAAGGCCGTGACCGACCGGCTCACCGACACCCTCGCCCATCGCGGCCCGGACGGGGCTGGCCGGTACGGCCACCCCGTCGGTGACGGTGAAGTACAGCTCGGACACCGCCGGCTGGCCATCATCGACCTGTCCGGGACCGGCGCCCAGCCGATGGTCTCGGGCGGCCTCGCCCTGACCTACAACGGCGAGCTGTACAACGCGCCCGAGCTGCGTGCCGAACTGGCCGCCGCCGGGGTGCGCTTCCGCGGCACCTCCGACACCGAGGTGCTCCTGGAGGCCTGGCGGCACTGGGGCACGGACTGCCTGCCAAGGCTGCGCGGCATGTTCGCGTTCGGGATCTTCGACGAGCGCACCGGTGAACTGGTGCTGGTCCGCGACCAGTTGGGCATCAAGCCGCTGTTCCTGCTCCGGCGCGGCGGGGGCCTGGTGTTCGCCTCCGAGCTCAAGGCGCTCGCCACCGCGACCGGCGGTTCCCTGGAGGTGGACGACGCGGCGCTGGTGGCCTCGCTGCTGTACTACTGGGTGCCGGACTCACGCTGCGCGTTCCGCGAGGCGGAGAAGCTGCCGCCGGGGAGCTGGATGAGGTTCCGGCCCGACGGCCGGGTGGAGCGCGGCCGGTTCTGGAACCTGAAGGACGTCGCCGCCGAGGGCAGGGAGCGGGCGCAGGCCGGCGAGCGGCCGGACATCGCTGCCATCGTCGAGGAGTCGACCCGGCGCCACCTGCTCTCCGACGTACCCGTGGCGACCTTCCTCTCCGGCGGTCTCGACTCCAGTTACCTGACCGCCCTTGCGGCCCGCGACCGGCCCGGGATCTCCGCCTACACGATCGGGTTCCGCGCCGAGGACGCCAAGTTCGAGGCGATGCCGGACGACCTTCGCTACGCGCGTCAGGTGGCCGAGCGGTTCGGCGTCGACCTGCACGAGATCGAGATCGCCCCGGACGTGCTCGACCTGCTGCCGCGGATGACGCACCACTTGGACGAGCCGATCGGCGATCCCGCCGCGATCAACACGTTCCTGATCTGCTCGGCCGCCCGGGAGGCCGGGGTCAAGGTGATGCTCTCGGGGATGGGTGCCGACGAGCTGTTCGCCGGGTACCGCAAGCACCTGGCCAACCTGCTGGCGCTGCGCTACCAGCGCGTCCCGCGGCCCCTGCGGCGCGGACTGTCCGCGGCCGTGGACCGGCTGCCGGTCGCGACGGCCCGCCGAGGGTACCGGTCGGTGCGCTTCGCGAAGCGGTTCCTGTCCTTCGCCGACTTGCCGGAGGAGACCGCGTTCCGGCGCAGCTACACCATGTACGACCAGGACGAGCTGCTCGCTCTGGTCAACCCGGACCTGGCCGGGACGGTCGAGGACGTGCTGACCGAGCATGCGGACATCTACCAGGACAACGACCTCGACGACTTCGTCAACCGCATGTGCCTGGGCGATGCCCGGATGTTCCTGCCGGGCCTGAACCTCGCCTACACGGACCGCTCCAGCATGGCCGCCTCGACCGAGGTGCGGGTGCCGTACGTGGACGTCGAGGTGGTCAAGGCGGCGTTCGCCGTGCCCGGCGACCGCAAGATCGTCGGACGGCAGGGCAAGGCCGTTCTCAAGGAGGCGGCCACCTCGATCCTGCCCCGGGAGATCGTGTACCGGCCCAAGGGCCTGTTCAGCGCCCCGCTGAGGGCCTGGATGAGCCGGGATCTGGCACCGCTGGTGCGCGAGGTGGTGAACGACGGCGTGCTCGTCAACTCCGGGTTCCTGCGGCGCGACGCGCTGGCGCGGATGGTCGCCGAGGACGCCGCCGGGCAGCGGGACTTCTCCAAGCATCTGTGGCATGTGCTGACCCTCGAGTACTGGTATCGCGGCGCGACCTCCGGGGCCGGTTCACAGCCACCGCTCGACGGCGTAGGGACAAGGGGAGTTTGA